In one window of Brenneria goodwinii DNA:
- a CDS encoding TonB-dependent receptor, with protein sequence MKPQRKNTISAAKLRLSTLAIAIASLVAPTLSLAEDATEHVTVIGQAASMTQALNEQRTSDSISSVVHADGVAQLPDDNAAEALQRLPGVSVERDQGEGRYVSVRGLGPDLNSVQINGTSMPSPESGRRAVALDVLPSELVQSLSVVKTLTPDMDANSLGGTIEVNSLSAFDHDGLFYTLGAEGSYDSNSNKSSPKFSGAFSNIFSVGGGENNFGVAAALSWQKRRFASDNVESGGDWDFSDGARLNGFEQRRYEIERERTGFGLNFDYKPDDLSNYYLRTLYSRFNDKENRQSSAVEFSEPLAEGMRGDADVERGLKNREETQDVKSVVLGGEHLLGPWTLNGQVAYSRSSETLPGSTYATFSSLDSFADSGFSNTVKPSSQIGGGYSDAGNYQLDSMKWETQKTSDSEKNIRLDLARDYSWLDTDNQVKFGGKLSRRDKKNDQELWKYKKLGDYGLSDEQLSLSQFYAGNAGYAFGQDGPAIDTGRVNNLINALGKDGFYDREGSTIDDYRMSEDIDAAYLMNTMDVDNWRFIAGMRYEGTRFKADGTGLRDGEYQSSSHQSSYHDWLPGLHARYRLDNNTQIRAAWTNSVVRPAFDQLAPGYTIDGDEAEFGNPELAPLKSKNFDLGIEHYMERAGTLSGYLFYKDIRNFAYETDLAGSGAWADFSQAKTWANGGKARLYGAEFAYSQKFDWLPSPWNGLLAGANLTLSHSSANIEGSGMSRKIPLPNQSDTVGNLMVGWENDDVSVRLSANYKSDYLSSVAAVNDRSHDSYVDDQVFVDLSVRYFLTKQLQFSFEAQNLTNERYYVYTGSHGFNSQYEQYGPTFKLGVTYTNF encoded by the coding sequence GTGAAACCACAGCGAAAAAATACCATCTCTGCTGCAAAACTCAGGCTTAGCACTCTGGCGATCGCCATCGCGAGTCTTGTGGCGCCAACGTTATCTCTGGCGGAAGATGCCACGGAACACGTGACCGTTATCGGCCAAGCCGCCAGTATGACTCAGGCGCTGAATGAGCAGCGAACTTCCGACAGCATCAGTAGCGTCGTCCATGCCGACGGCGTGGCGCAGTTGCCGGACGACAACGCGGCGGAAGCGTTGCAGCGCCTGCCGGGCGTTTCCGTCGAACGCGATCAGGGCGAGGGCCGCTACGTTAGCGTGCGCGGGCTGGGGCCGGACCTGAACAGCGTACAGATCAACGGCACATCGATGCCGTCGCCGGAGAGCGGCCGACGGGCGGTGGCGTTGGATGTCCTGCCGTCCGAACTGGTGCAGTCGCTGTCGGTAGTCAAAACGCTGACGCCGGATATGGATGCGAACTCCCTGGGCGGCACCATTGAAGTCAACAGCCTGTCGGCGTTCGATCACGACGGTCTGTTTTACACCCTGGGCGCGGAAGGCAGCTACGATAGCAACAGCAACAAGAGCAGCCCGAAATTTTCCGGCGCCTTCAGCAATATTTTCAGCGTCGGCGGCGGTGAAAATAACTTTGGCGTAGCGGCGGCGCTAAGCTGGCAAAAGCGCCGTTTCGCCTCGGATAACGTGGAAAGCGGTGGCGACTGGGACTTCAGCGACGGCGCGCGCCTGAACGGTTTTGAACAGCGGCGTTATGAAATTGAGCGCGAACGAACCGGGTTTGGCCTCAACTTCGACTATAAACCGGACGATCTCTCCAATTACTACCTGCGCACGCTGTACAGCCGATTCAATGATAAGGAAAACCGCCAGTCGTCGGCGGTCGAATTCAGCGAGCCGCTGGCCGAAGGGATGCGCGGCGATGCCGACGTTGAGCGCGGGCTGAAAAACCGGGAAGAGACTCAGGATGTCAAGAGCGTCGTGCTGGGCGGAGAACACTTGCTTGGTCCATGGACGCTGAACGGTCAGGTGGCTTATAGCCGTTCCAGCGAAACCTTGCCTGGCAGCACCTATGCCACCTTCTCCAGCCTGGATTCGTTCGCGGACAGCGGTTTTTCCAACACGGTTAAGCCGTCCAGTCAGATCGGCGGCGGCTATTCCGATGCCGGTAATTACCAGTTGGACTCCATGAAGTGGGAGACGCAGAAAACCAGCGACAGCGAGAAAAATATTCGCCTCGATCTGGCGCGCGACTACAGCTGGCTTGATACCGACAACCAGGTCAAATTCGGCGGCAAACTCAGCCGACGCGATAAAAAGAACGACCAGGAACTGTGGAAATATAAAAAACTCGGCGATTACGGCCTGTCCGACGAACAGCTCAGTCTGAGCCAGTTTTACGCCGGTAACGCCGGTTATGCGTTTGGTCAGGACGGTCCGGCGATCGATACCGGCCGCGTCAACAACCTGATTAACGCGCTGGGCAAAGACGGTTTTTACGATCGGGAAGGATCGACGATCGACGACTATCGGATGAGTGAGGATATCGACGCCGCTTACCTGATGAATACCATGGATGTGGACAACTGGCGCTTTATCGCCGGGATGCGCTATGAGGGCACCCGCTTCAAGGCCGATGGCACCGGACTGCGCGACGGCGAGTATCAGTCCTCCAGCCACCAATCCAGCTACCATGACTGGCTGCCGGGTTTGCACGCCCGCTATCGCCTGGATAACAACACGCAGATCCGCGCCGCATGGACTAACTCGGTGGTGCGCCCGGCGTTCGACCAACTGGCTCCCGGTTATACCATCGACGGCGATGAAGCGGAGTTCGGCAATCCGGAGCTCGCTCCGTTGAAATCGAAGAACTTCGATCTGGGTATTGAACACTACATGGAACGCGCCGGGACGCTCTCCGGTTATCTGTTCTATAAAGACATCCGCAACTTTGCCTATGAAACCGATCTGGCGGGCAGCGGCGCGTGGGCTGATTTCAGCCAGGCCAAAACCTGGGCTAACGGCGGGAAAGCGCGGCTGTACGGCGCGGAATTCGCTTATTCACAAAAATTCGACTGGCTGCCGTCGCCGTGGAACGGCCTGCTGGCCGGCGCCAACCTGACCTTGAGCCACTCCAGCGCCAACATTGAGGGCAGCGGCATGTCGCGCAAGATCCCGCTGCCGAATCAGTCCGACACGGTGGGCAACCTGATGGTCGGCTGGGAAAACGATGATGTGAGCGTGCGCTTGTCGGCCAACTATAAATCCGACTATCTCAGCAGCGTGGCCGCCGTCAATGACCGTTCGCACGACAGCTATGTCGACGACCAGGTGTTTGTCGATCTCAGCGTGCGTTACTTCCTGACCAAACAGCTGCAGTTCTCGTTCGAAGCGCAAAACCTGACCAATGAACGCTACTACGTCTACACCGGCAGCCACGGCTTCAACTCGCAGTACGAACAATATGGCCCGACTTTCAAACTGGGTGTGACGTACACCAATTTCTAA
- a CDS encoding GGDEF domain-containing protein, giving the protein MYRFFRQYGGKLLLLAFLANLGLLAELIIGVVKPWAEIDWMDVLAEGGSALLALSWLIMLLVSRPAGRVTTLLALGLACIFFSWWMDCLDEFIKLPHEGNIGKWLENVPMPIGLMLITLGIYHWHQEQLAISAQLNKRERLFREHLLFDKLTPLGGADYLRKQLSLSLRQAAAEQQPLSLIVIDLNDFDAINRRFGTAEGDYVLQALCQLLLLNLRRQDLLCRLAGDRFVALLPNTGEQQANGIAQDLYAAIAHLAHHTQQHGERVRLQASVAAVMALDEDRDTLLQRLNQALSQVKAMPAAQSRVAG; this is encoded by the coding sequence ATGTATCGCTTTTTCAGACAATACGGCGGCAAACTCCTGCTGCTGGCCTTTCTCGCCAATCTCGGCCTGCTGGCGGAGCTGATTATCGGCGTGGTAAAGCCCTGGGCGGAGATCGATTGGATGGACGTGCTGGCCGAAGGCGGATCGGCGCTGCTGGCGCTGAGCTGGCTGATTATGCTATTGGTCAGCCGCCCCGCCGGTCGCGTAACCACGCTGCTGGCGCTGGGGTTGGCCTGTATCTTTTTTTCCTGGTGGATGGACTGCCTGGATGAATTTATCAAGCTGCCGCACGAAGGGAACATCGGGAAATGGCTGGAAAATGTGCCGATGCCAATCGGGCTTATGCTGATTACGCTGGGGATCTACCACTGGCATCAGGAACAACTGGCGATTAGCGCACAGTTAAACAAGCGCGAACGTCTATTCCGCGAACACCTGCTATTCGACAAACTCACCCCGCTGGGCGGTGCCGACTACCTGCGTAAACAGCTATCGCTGTCGCTCAGGCAGGCCGCCGCCGAGCAGCAACCGCTGTCGCTGATCGTCATCGATCTGAATGACTTCGACGCGATTAACCGGCGCTTCGGCACGGCTGAGGGCGATTATGTGCTACAGGCGCTGTGTCAGCTTTTGCTGCTCAATCTGCGCCGGCAGGATCTGCTGTGCCGGCTGGCGGGCGATCGTTTTGTCGCTCTGCTGCCCAATACCGGCGAACAGCAGGCGAACGGCATTGCACAGGATCTGTATGCGGCGATCGCTCACCTGGCGCATCACACGCAGCAACATGGCGAACGCGTCAGACTACAGGCCAGCGTCGCCGCCGTGATGGCGCTTGACGAAGATCGGGACACGCTGCTTCAGCGACTAAATCAGGCGCTGAGTCAGGTGAAAGCCATGCCTGCCGCTCAGAGCAGGGTAGCGGGATGA
- a CDS encoding AraC family transcriptional regulator ligand-binding domain-containing protein — protein MTAHDGWYECDDRFIVGHHQPGILIDLALSRDIDGHRLLRGTGVFLEDIAAGAVHFSQQQFGQLIDNSIRLLNADDTSFLFGQRSLPGCYGNFSHVLQQADNLHQALDDFIRFCSLFSPLLAPRMYLDDRYLCLYWPQSDTDGGRQRFLLEASMTSIASLGRWLCPQQPLPWRFLFNYRQPRYIEQYWVHLGDGLSFDQPLNMMLLPAEYVWMTSPHANSTVCAVVRQQCLQQLETQGFHRSFIDYFYDHLRDNLRDPLNLERVAASLNMSPATLKRKLRKHDSSFQEQWDRVRKHTALFLYWFQGLTNEEVAQYLHISDINNFRRSFRRWTGIAPSVLSPLPAC, from the coding sequence ATGACAGCGCACGACGGCTGGTACGAGTGCGACGATCGTTTCATCGTCGGCCACCACCAGCCGGGTATTTTGATCGACCTGGCGCTATCGCGGGATATCGATGGCCACCGCCTGCTACGCGGCACCGGCGTCTTCCTGGAAGATATTGCCGCCGGAGCGGTGCATTTCAGCCAGCAACAGTTCGGTCAATTGATTGACAACAGCATACGCCTGCTGAATGCCGACGATACCAGTTTCCTGTTCGGCCAGCGTTCGCTGCCCGGCTGTTACGGCAACTTCAGCCATGTGCTGCAACAGGCGGACAATCTTCATCAGGCGCTGGACGATTTCATCCGCTTTTGCAGCCTGTTCAGCCCGCTGCTGGCGCCGCGTATGTATTTGGACGATCGCTACCTCTGCCTGTACTGGCCGCAAAGCGATACGGATGGCGGGCGTCAACGCTTCCTGCTGGAAGCCAGCATGACCTCCATTGCCTCGCTTGGCCGCTGGCTCTGCCCGCAACAGCCCCTGCCCTGGCGCTTCCTGTTTAACTATCGCCAGCCGCGCTATATCGAACAGTACTGGGTGCACCTGGGCGATGGACTGAGTTTCGATCAACCCCTCAATATGATGCTGCTGCCGGCCGAATACGTCTGGATGACGTCGCCCCATGCCAACAGCACCGTCTGCGCCGTCGTTCGCCAGCAGTGCCTGCAACAGTTGGAAACGCAGGGATTTCACCGCAGCTTTATCGATTATTTTTACGACCATCTGCGCGATAATTTGCGCGACCCCTTGAACCTCGAACGCGTTGCCGCGTCGCTGAACATGAGTCCCGCCACGCTGAAACGCAAACTGCGCAAACACGACAGCAGCTTTCAGGAACAGTGGGATCGGGTACGCAAACACACCGCCCTGTTTCTCTACTGGTTTCAGGGATTAACTAACGAAGAGGTCGCACAGTACCTGCATATCAGCGATATCAACAACTTTCGCCGTTCCTTCCGCCGATGGACCGGCATCGCGCCCAGCGTCCTTTCACCGCTTCCCGCCTGCTAG
- the secG gene encoding preprotein translocase subunit SecG: MYEALLVIFLLVAIGLVALIMLQQGKGADMGASFGAGASATLFGSSGSGNFMTRMTAALATLFFIISLVLGNMSSQHSKTGGEWDNLSQSEKAEQTTAPAAPSAPASDIPQ; the protein is encoded by the coding sequence ATGTACGAAGCTCTTTTGGTCATTTTCCTGTTGGTAGCAATCGGGCTAGTTGCCTTGATTATGCTGCAGCAAGGTAAAGGCGCTGATATGGGAGCCTCGTTCGGAGCAGGTGCTTCTGCCACTTTGTTCGGTTCGAGCGGCTCCGGAAATTTCATGACTCGCATGACTGCGGCGTTGGCGACTTTGTTCTTCATTATCAGTCTGGTGCTGGGCAACATGAGCTCGCAGCATAGCAAGACGGGTGGAGAATGGGATAACCTGAGCCAATCTGAAAAAGCAGAGCAGACGACTGCGCCTGCCGCACCTTCAGCGCCAGCAAGCGATATTCCGCAGTAA
- the glmM gene encoding phosphoglucosamine mutase translates to MSNRKYFGTDGVRGKVGDSPITPDFVLKLGWAAGKVLSRHGSRKIIIGKDTRISGYMLESALEAGLAAAGLSASFTGPMPTPAVAYLTRTFRAEAGIVISASHNPYYDNGIKFFSIDGTKLPDEVEEAIEAELEKPLTCVESAELGKANRIVDAAGRYIEFCKGTFPGELNLNGLKIVVDCANGATYHIAPSVLRELGATVISIGCEPDGMNINEECGATDVRQLQARVVAEKADVGLAFDGDGDRLIMVDHLGNKVDGDQILYIIAREGLRQGQLRGGAVGTLMSNMGLELALKQLGIPFARAKVGDRYVLEMMQAKGWRIGAENSGHVILLDKTTTGDGVIAGLQVLTAMVRNHMSLHDLCSGMKLFPQILVNVRFSGEGDPLEDKTVQQVTQDVEKELTGRGRVLLRKSGTEPLIRVMVEGEDEATVVALANRIADAVKAV, encoded by the coding sequence ATGAGTAACCGTAAATATTTTGGGACTGACGGCGTTCGGGGCAAAGTGGGCGATAGTCCCATTACCCCCGACTTTGTGTTGAAGCTGGGCTGGGCCGCAGGGAAAGTACTGTCCCGACATGGTTCTCGTAAGATTATTATCGGTAAAGACACCCGGATTTCCGGTTATATGCTGGAGTCTGCGTTGGAAGCCGGGCTGGCCGCGGCTGGCTTATCCGCCTCTTTTACCGGCCCGATGCCGACGCCGGCGGTGGCTTATCTGACGCGGACTTTCAGAGCGGAAGCCGGTATTGTCATTTCCGCCTCTCACAACCCTTACTATGACAACGGCATTAAATTTTTCTCTATTGACGGCACTAAGCTGCCTGATGAAGTGGAAGAAGCGATAGAAGCTGAATTAGAGAAACCGCTGACCTGCGTTGAATCGGCGGAGCTGGGTAAGGCAAATCGCATCGTTGACGCCGCCGGACGTTATATCGAATTCTGCAAGGGAACATTCCCCGGCGAGCTGAATCTGAACGGCCTGAAAATCGTGGTTGATTGTGCGAATGGCGCTACGTATCACATCGCCCCCAGCGTATTGCGCGAACTGGGAGCCACGGTTATTTCCATTGGCTGCGAGCCAGATGGCATGAACATCAATGAAGAATGCGGCGCAACGGATGTCAGGCAGCTACAGGCGCGTGTCGTGGCGGAAAAAGCTGATGTGGGGCTGGCATTTGACGGCGATGGCGACCGCTTGATTATGGTTGACCACCTGGGTAACAAAGTCGATGGCGATCAGATCCTGTATATCATCGCGCGCGAAGGTTTGCGCCAGGGGCAGCTGCGCGGCGGCGCGGTGGGAACCCTGATGAGTAATATGGGATTGGAGCTGGCATTAAAACAGCTGGGCATTCCGTTTGCCCGAGCCAAAGTCGGCGATCGCTATGTACTGGAAATGATGCAGGCCAAAGGCTGGCGTATCGGCGCCGAAAACTCTGGTCATGTCATTCTTCTGGATAAAACGACGACGGGTGATGGAGTCATCGCTGGTTTGCAAGTGCTTACTGCGATGGTCAGAAACCACATGAGCCTGCATGACCTGTGTAGCGGTATGAAGCTGTTTCCCCAAATTCTGGTGAATGTCCGTTTCTCGGGAGAGGGGGATCCGCTTGAGGACAAGACGGTTCAGCAAGTCACACAGGATGTTGAGAAAGAGTTGACCGGCCGGGGTCGGGTATTGCTCAGAAAATCAGGCACGGAGCCGCTGATTCGCGTTATGGTCGAAGGCGAAGATGAAGCAACGGTCGTTGCGTTGGCCAATCGGATCGCCGATGCGGTAAAAGCGGTGTAA
- the folP gene encoding dihydropteroate synthase, translated as MQLIARGSTLDLSRPNVMGILNVTPDSFSDGGKHNTLDTALFHAQEMITAGATLIDIGGESTRPGADEVSTQEELDRVIPVVEALVQRFDTWISVDTSKPEVITAAAQAGAHLINDIRSLQEPGALEAAAATGLPVCLMHMQGLPKTMQNNPHYDDLMSEIGDFLQQQIDRCVNGNIPKSKLLLDPGFGFGKNLAHNYQLLARLGELHRFGLPLLVGMSRKSMIGQLLKVPPIKRVQGSVACAVIAAMQGAQIIRVHDVKETVDAMRIVEATLSAKE; from the coding sequence ATGCAATTGATCGCCAGAGGATCAACCCTGGATCTTTCTCGACCCAACGTTATGGGTATTCTTAACGTCACTCCCGATTCATTCTCCGATGGCGGCAAACACAATACGCTGGATACGGCGCTGTTTCATGCTCAGGAGATGATTACCGCCGGCGCGACGCTGATTGATATTGGCGGCGAGTCAACTCGTCCAGGGGCGGATGAAGTCAGCACGCAGGAAGAACTGGATCGCGTGATTCCTGTCGTTGAAGCGTTGGTTCAGCGTTTTGATACATGGATTTCCGTCGATACGTCAAAGCCGGAGGTGATTACGGCCGCGGCGCAAGCGGGCGCTCACTTGATTAACGACATTCGTTCACTGCAGGAGCCGGGGGCTTTAGAGGCCGCGGCCGCCACAGGTTTGCCGGTTTGCCTGATGCATATGCAGGGATTACCAAAAACAATGCAGAATAATCCCCACTATGATGATCTGATGAGCGAAATCGGGGATTTTTTACAACAGCAGATTGATCGCTGCGTGAACGGCAATATCCCGAAAAGTAAGCTATTGCTGGATCCCGGATTCGGATTCGGTAAAAATCTGGCTCATAATTACCAGCTCCTGGCTCGCTTGGGTGAATTACACCGTTTCGGATTGCCTCTGCTGGTTGGGATGTCCAGAAAATCCATGATTGGGCAATTACTCAAGGTTCCGCCGATAAAACGGGTGCAGGGCAGTGTGGCGTGCGCGGTGATTGCGGCGATGCAGGGTGCGCAAATTATTCGTGTTCATGACGTAAAAGAAACGGTAGATGCTATGCGCATTGTTGAGGCGACTCTTTCAGCAAAGGAATAA
- the ftsH gene encoding ATP-dependent zinc metalloprotease FtsH — MSDMAKNLILWLVIAVVLMSVFQSFGPSESNGRRVDYSTFLTEVNQDQVREARINGREINVIKKDSNRYTTYIPVNDPKLLDNLLTKNVKVVGEPPEEPSLLASIFISWFPMLLLIGVWIFFMRQMQGGGGKGAMSFGKSKARMLTEDQIKTTFADVAGCDEAKEEVSELVEYLREPSRFQKLGGKIPKGILMVGPPGTGKTLLAKAIAGEAKVPFFTISGSDFVEMFVGVGASRVRDMFEQAKKAAPCIIFIDEIDAVGRQRGAGLGGGHDEREQTLNQMLVEMDGFEGNEGIIVIAATNRPDVLDPALLRPGRFDRQVVVGLPDVRGREQILKVHMRRVPLAPDIDASVIARGTPGFSGADLANLVNEAALFAARGNKRVVSMVEFEKAKDKIMMGAERRSMVMTEQQKESTAYHEAGHAIIGRLVPEHDPVHKVTIIPRGRALGVTFFLPEGDAISASRQKLESQISTLYGGRLAEEIIYGVEKVSTGASNDIKVATSIARNMVTQWGFSEKLGPLLYAEEDGEVFLGRSVAKAKHMSDETARIIDQEVKSLIERNYQRARELLMANMDILHSMKDALMKYETIDAPQIDDLMARKDVRPPAGWEDQKSDSNSGSGGSPKAPTPVDEPHTPNPGNTISGQLGEK, encoded by the coding sequence TTGAGTGACATGGCGAAAAACCTGATTCTCTGGCTAGTCATCGCAGTCGTGCTGATGTCTGTCTTTCAGAGCTTTGGGCCCAGCGAGTCGAATGGCCGTAGGGTGGATTATTCAACCTTTTTAACTGAAGTGAATCAGGATCAGGTCCGCGAAGCGCGTATTAACGGGCGTGAGATCAATGTTATCAAAAAAGATAGCAACAGATACACGACTTATATTCCTGTCAACGACCCCAAGCTACTGGATAACCTGCTAACGAAGAATGTGAAAGTCGTTGGTGAGCCGCCGGAAGAGCCGAGTTTACTGGCTTCGATCTTTATTTCCTGGTTCCCGATGCTGTTGCTGATCGGTGTCTGGATCTTCTTCATGCGTCAAATGCAAGGCGGCGGCGGTAAAGGCGCCATGTCCTTTGGCAAGAGCAAGGCTCGTATGCTGACTGAAGATCAGATCAAAACGACTTTTGCCGATGTCGCTGGCTGTGACGAAGCAAAAGAAGAAGTCAGTGAACTGGTTGAATATCTGCGTGAACCAAGCCGTTTCCAGAAATTGGGCGGCAAAATACCGAAAGGCATTCTGATGGTGGGGCCGCCGGGGACAGGTAAGACCCTGCTGGCAAAAGCGATTGCCGGTGAAGCGAAAGTGCCTTTCTTTACCATCTCCGGTTCAGACTTTGTTGAAATGTTCGTCGGCGTGGGCGCATCCCGTGTGCGCGACATGTTTGAGCAGGCAAAAAAAGCCGCGCCTTGTATCATCTTTATCGATGAAATTGATGCGGTAGGCCGCCAACGTGGCGCCGGTCTGGGCGGCGGTCACGATGAACGTGAACAGACGCTGAACCAGATGCTGGTCGAAATGGATGGGTTTGAAGGCAACGAAGGCATCATCGTCATCGCTGCGACCAACCGTCCTGATGTGCTTGACCCGGCGCTGCTGCGTCCAGGTCGTTTTGACCGTCAGGTAGTGGTCGGCTTGCCGGATGTCCGCGGCCGTGAGCAGATTCTGAAAGTGCATATGCGCCGCGTGCCTTTAGCCCCGGATATTGATGCGTCCGTTATTGCCCGCGGCACGCCCGGATTCTCCGGCGCCGATCTGGCTAACCTGGTCAACGAAGCTGCGCTGTTCGCCGCCCGCGGTAATAAGCGGGTGGTGTCCATGGTCGAGTTTGAGAAAGCCAAAGACAAGATCATGATGGGGGCGGAACGCCGCTCCATGGTGATGACGGAACAGCAGAAAGAGTCCACCGCTTATCATGAAGCCGGTCATGCGATTATTGGCCGTCTGGTGCCGGAACACGACCCGGTGCATAAAGTGACGATCATTCCGCGTGGTCGCGCGTTGGGCGTGACGTTCTTCCTGCCGGAAGGGGATGCAATCAGCGCCAGCCGTCAGAAGCTGGAGAGCCAGATTTCTACCCTGTACGGCGGCCGTTTGGCCGAAGAAATCATCTATGGCGTGGAGAAAGTCTCCACCGGCGCGTCAAACGACATCAAGGTCGCGACGTCTATTGCCCGCAACATGGTGACGCAGTGGGGCTTCTCTGAAAAACTCGGTCCGTTGCTGTACGCGGAAGAAGACGGCGAGGTATTCCTGGGCCGTTCCGTTGCTAAAGCCAAGCACATGTCTGATGAAACGGCCAGAATCATCGACCAGGAAGTTAAGTCCCTGATTGAGCGTAACTACCAGCGTGCTCGTGAGTTACTGATGGCGAATATGGATATCCTTCATTCAATGAAAGATGCATTGATGAAGTATGAAACCATTGATGCCCCGCAGATTGACGACCTGATGGCACGTAAAGATGTTCGTCCGCCTGCCGGTTGGGAAGATCAGAAATCGGATAGTAATTCTGGTAGCGGCGGTTCACCTAAGGCGCCAACGCCGGTTGATGAACCCCATACACCTAATCCGGGCAACACCATATCCGGGCAGTTAGGCGAGAAATAA
- the rlmE gene encoding 23S rRNA (uridine(2552)-2'-O)-methyltransferase RlmE, with the protein MATKKRSASSSRWLQEHFSDKYVQQAQKKGLRSRAWFKLDEIQQSDKLFKPGMTVVDLGAAPGGWSQYVVTQIGGKGRIIACDILPMDPIVGVDFLQGDFRDELVLKALLERVGESKVQVVMSDMAPNMSGTPAVDIPKAMYLVELALGMCRDVLAPGGSFLVKVFQGEGFDEYLREIRSLFTKVKIRKPDASRARSREVYIVATGRKL; encoded by the coding sequence ATGGCCACTAAAAAGCGTTCTGCAAGTTCCAGTCGCTGGTTGCAGGAACATTTTAGCGATAAATATGTGCAACAGGCGCAGAAAAAGGGGCTCCGCTCACGAGCTTGGTTTAAACTTGATGAAATACAACAGAGCGACAAACTGTTTAAACCCGGAATGACGGTTGTGGATTTAGGTGCGGCGCCTGGCGGTTGGTCACAGTATGTCGTGACGCAGATCGGCGGTAAGGGGCGCATCATTGCATGTGATATTCTGCCGATGGATCCTATTGTTGGTGTCGATTTCCTTCAAGGGGATTTTCGTGATGAATTAGTCCTTAAAGCTCTGCTTGAAAGAGTCGGGGAGAGCAAAGTTCAGGTGGTGATGTCCGACATGGCCCCGAACATGAGTGGTACACCGGCAGTTGATATTCCGAAAGCGATGTATCTGGTTGAATTAGCACTTGGTATGTGTCGGGATGTTTTAGCGCCAGGCGGAAGTTTCCTGGTAAAAGTGTTTCAGGGAGAAGGTTTTGATGAATACCTGCGGGAAATTCGCTCCCTGTTTACGAAGGTTAAAATTCGTAAACCAGACGCTTCGCGTGCCAGATCTCGTGAAGTGTATATCGTAGCGACAGGGCGCAAACTGTAG
- the yhbY gene encoding ribosome assembly RNA-binding protein YhbY has translation MNLSNKQKQHLKGLAHPLKPVVMLGNNGLTEGVLAEIEQALEHHELIKVKVAAEERETKTLIIEAIVRETGASNVQVIGHTLVLYRPAKERKIVLPR, from the coding sequence ATGAATCTAAGTAATAAACAAAAACAACACCTGAAAGGTCTGGCACATCCGTTAAAACCGGTTGTCATGCTGGGCAATAACGGCCTCACCGAAGGTGTTCTGGCTGAGATCGAACAAGCATTAGAACATCACGAACTGATCAAGGTTAAAGTCGCGGCTGAAGAGCGGGAAACCAAAACGTTGATCATTGAAGCTATCGTTCGCGAAACCGGGGCCAGCAACGTTCAGGTTATCGGTCACACGCTGGTACTCTATCGTCCTGCGAAAGAGCGTAAAATAGTGTTACCACGATAA
- the greA gene encoding transcription elongation factor GreA codes for MKQFPMTLRGAEKLREELDFLKSVRRPEIIAAIAEAREHGDLKENAEYHAAREQQGFCEGRIRDIEAKLSNAQVIDVTKMSAAGRVIFGSTVTVINLDTEEKQTYRIVGDDEADFKQNLISVNSPIARGLIGKEQDDIVVIRTPGGDVEYEIVSVEYL; via the coding sequence ATGAAACAATTTCCGATGACGTTACGTGGTGCCGAAAAATTACGCGAAGAGCTGGATTTTTTAAAGAGTGTTCGCCGGCCTGAAATCATTGCCGCGATTGCTGAAGCTCGCGAGCATGGCGACTTGAAAGAAAATGCGGAATACCATGCCGCGCGTGAGCAACAGGGTTTTTGTGAAGGCCGTATCCGGGATATCGAAGCCAAACTGTCCAATGCGCAAGTTATCGACGTGACGAAAATGTCGGCCGCCGGGCGCGTTATTTTTGGTTCGACCGTAACGGTAATTAACCTGGATACCGAAGAAAAACAGACTTATCGCATCGTTGGCGATGACGAAGCCGATTTTAAACAGAACCTGATTTCTGTGAACTCGCCTATCGCCCGCGGTCTTATTGGTAAAGAACAGGACGATATCGTCGTGATCCGCACGCCGGGTGGCGATGTCGAATACGAAATCGTCAGTGTTGAATACCTGTAA